Part of the Thermoanaerobaculales bacterium genome is shown below.
CTTCCTCGACCGCGACGCGGTGCACGATCAGGCCCTCGATGGGCTTCTGGGTGTCGATCACCCGGGCCCGGCCGTCCTTCCAGCGCAGGGAGCCGCGGTCGGCCACCTGGCCCCCGGCCTCCGCGTAGAACGGGGTGGCGTCGAGCACCACCTCGCCCTGCTCGCCCGCTTCGAGCCGGTCCGCGAGCCCGCCGGGCGCGATCACCGCGGTCACCGTCGCGTTCGCCTCCAGGCGGTCGTAGCCGACGAAGCTGGAGGTCAGGCCGGCGTCGGCGAGGTCCTCGTACTCGGGCCGGAAGCGTGCCATCACGTCGCCCTTCCACGACGCCTGCCCGCGCTGCCGCTCCTCGGCGAGCGCCGCCGCGAAGCCCTCGTGGTCGAGGGACAGGCCTTCCTCCTGCGCGAACTCCTCGAGCAGCTCGACCGGAATGCCGTGGGTCTGGTAGAGATCGAAGATCAGGCCACCGCCGACCCGGTCGGCGCCGGTCCGCTTGAGGCGCTGGAGCTCGCGCTGGGCGAGGTCGGTGCCGCTGTTCAGGGTCCGGGCGAACCGCTCCTCCTCCTGGCGGAGCTGGGTCGCGACCACCGCGCTGCGCTCCACGAGCTCGGGGTAGACGTCGCCCATCAGTCGCACCACGGTCGGGACCAGCGTGTTGAGGAAGGCGCCGTCGAGGCCGAGCTGGCGGCCGTAGCGGAGGCCGCGGCGGATGATCCGCCGCAGCACGTAGCCGCGGCCCTCGTTGGACGGCACGACGCCGTCGGCCAGCAGGAAGGTGGCGGCGCGCAGGTGGTCGGCGATCACCCGGAACGCGGGCGCGAGCTCGCCGGACGGCTGGTAGCGGCGCTCGGCGAGATCGGCGACCGCGCCGATGATCGGCAGGAAGAGGTCGGTCTCGTAGTTGGAGTCGCAGCCCTGGAGCACGGCGGCGAAGCGCTCGAGCCCGGCGCCGGTGTCGATCGACGGCCGCGGCAGCGGGTGCATCTCGCCGGCCGCGTCGCGCTCGAACTGCATGAACACCAGGTTCCAGACCTCGACGATGTCGTCGCCCTCGCCGTTGACCAGCTCGCGGCGGCCTGCGGCCAGCGGGTCGGGCCCGCGGTCGTAGTGGATCTCGGAGCACGGGCCGCACGGCCCGGTCTCGCCCATCGCCCAGAAGTTCTCCTTCTCGCCGAAGCGCAGGATCCGGTCGCGAGGCGCCCCGGTCTCCTCCCACAGCGCGGCGGCGTCGTCATCGTCGGTGTAGACCGTGAACCAGAGCCGGTCGAGCGGCAGCCCGTAGACGTCGACCACCAGCTCCCAGGCGAAGCGGATGGCGTCCCGCTTGAAGTAGTCGCCGAACGAGAAGTTGCCCAGCATCTCGAAGAAGGTGTGGTGGCGCGCGGTGTAGCCGACGTTGTCGAGGTCGTTGTGCTTGCCGCCGGCGCGCACGCACTTCTGGGACGAGCAGGCGCGGCTGTAGGCACGCTGCTCGCGCCCCACGAACACGTCCTTGAACTGGTTCATGCCGGCGTTGGTGAACAGCAGGGTGGTGTCGCCGGCGGGCAAGAGGGGGGACGACGGCACGACCTGGTGGCCGTGCGACGCGAAGTACTCAAGGAACGCCGAACGGATCTCCCGACTGGTCATCGAGCGCATGGTCGTCATTCTCCCGGGACGCCGCCAGCTCGCGGACGGCGGCGATCGCTTCGTCGGCGGCAAAGCCGCGCGCGAGCAGGGAGCTTACCATCCGCGCCCGACGCTCGGATAGCCGCCACCAGCCGGCAGGTGCGCGGAGCTCGGCGCGGCGCAGCGCCGTGGCGAGGGCCGCGCGGAGCCCCACCCGGTCGAGCTGCGACGCCTCGCCGGCGAGGGCGCGGTCGACGCCACGCCGTCGCAGCTCGGCCTCGATGCGTCGCGGCCCCCACCCGTTCTCCGCCGACCGAACCTCCGCGAAACGGCTCGCCAAGCCCTGATCATCGACCAGGCCGAGCGAGCGGCAGCGGTCGAGCGCGCCCTCGATCTCGGCGGGAGAGAAGCCGCGGCGGCCCAGCTTCTCGGCGAGCTCGGCGCTGAAGTGGTCCCTTCGCGCCAGCATCCTCAACGCGGCCTGGTAGGCAGCGTCCGCCATCACCCGCAGTATCGCACCGCACCCTCCGCCCCTGCCACCCGTCCGCACTCCGTGCCCGCGCCCGTCTCCGTGCCCGTGCCCGTCTCCGGTCCGGCGCATCGAAGGTACCAGCGAGCCGCAGGAAGCGACCCGTTGACCGCCCCATCGGGACGCGGCGGCCACCCGCTCCCGCTCGCCACGGCCGAGCCGACCTGTCACGGCGAAGTCCCCAGGACGTAGCCGGAAAGGCGAAGCCGGGTTCCCGTTCCCGATTCCTGAACGAGGTTGACGCCGCGTGCGCGGCGACGACCCCCGGACAGTCCGCGTGGTCGCGGCGGTTGGACCCGGCCGGGGACCGGCTTTCTAGCTGCGCATCGCGTCGAGGTGGGGCAGGCCGGCGACGACGCGGGCGAGATCCAGCGGGGCCGGCTCCCGAACGATGCCGTCCTCCGGGCCACAGTCCGCCGCGTGCAGGCAGCTCCAACGTCGGGCGCACTCGGTGACCCGCTCCGGAGTGCCCAGGTCGGCCCACCCGCAGGGCGGGACCGGCAGCACGTGAAAGCGGCCCGCGGAGCGCTGGAACACCCGGCTCGAGAAGTCGACGTGGGGCAGCCTCGCGTAGAACCTCGGCATCAGGTCGTGACGGCGGTTGAGGAGGTCGCCTGAGATCAGCAGCTCAAAGCACTCGGCGAGCCACGCCAGTGTCCGCTTGAAGTGAGCCCTCAGCCCCGCCGCCGAGGCGACGAAGTTGAAGCTGTTCCAGAGCGCGCCGCTTGCCATCAGGTGCGCCGCCAGCTCCGGCTGCGGCTTCTCGACGAACGACTCCACGAGCTGGACGACGGCCTCGCCCGGCTGCGCGCCGAGGATCCAGCCGTAGTCGGGCGAAGGGTGGTCGGGCTGAATCCCGAGCACGATCAGGTGGTCGGGCTGGATCGCCACGCCGGCGACCGCCTTCCGCAGGCTCGCGGCATAGGCCGCCTCGTCCTCGACGAAGTGGTCGGATGGCGCCACCACGACCCGAGCGTCCGGGTCGCGGGAGAAGATCTGGGTGAGCGGCATCAGCACGCCGCAGGCGGTGCCGCGGTTGACCGGCTGCACGACGATGTTCTCCGGCTCGAGGTCGCCGAGCTCTCGCTGCCACCACCGGTGGTGCGTCGCGGCCACGACCACCATGATCCGCCGGCGGTCCACGACCGAGGCCAGACGCTCGATGGCCGACCGGAGCAGCGACCGGCTGCCGAGAAACGAGCAGAACTGCTTCGGGACCACCCTTCCCCGATCGTCACGGGTCAGGGAGTGGAGCCGCCGCCCCTCACCGGCGGCGAGCACGATTCCCCACGTCGCGTCGAGCTCATGCATGCGCCCTCCCTTCGCCGACCCGTCGGTGATGGCGGTCAGTGACGGAAGAGATATAATGCGATGAAGTCTCAAAGTCTCGTGACCGGGGTCACCCGGACCGCGCCGGCCCGGCGCCCGGCACCGCCCGGGACGCACGACCCCGAGGCTTGCCAGCGACAGGGCGGGGCCGGGGCGCCGCTTCAGGTGCGGCGGCGCGTTCCCACCGCCCGGGGAGCCGTTTCGCCGGAGAGGAGCTCGGCGCGGCCGGCCCGGCTGCCGGTGCCTGCGCTCAGCCTCCGCTCCCGCCCGCGCTCGCCGCTGTCCCGCCGCGCGTCAGGGGATCGAGCCCTTCAGCGGGTCGCCGTGCGAGTGCCCAAACCACATCTGGAAGTCGTCGACCAGGTTGTCGTAGCGGCGCTTCAGCGCGCTGAACATCTTGGCGTTGGCGACGGCCAGCGAGCACTGCTCGCCGATCGCCAGCATCAGCTGCTTCTCGTCCGACGAGAAATCGAACGGCAGGTGGGTGAACAGGTTGAGCACCCCGATCGCCTTGCCGCGCGTGGTCAGCGGCACCAGCAGGAGCGACGCGATGCCCTGGCGGGCGACCTCCTGCGGAAAGCGGACCCGCGGGTCGGAGCTGCCGTCGAGGATCTCCACGCACTCGCCGCCGAGCACGGCCGCCATCGCCTCCTCGGTCAGCAGCTCGGGCACCTTCTCGACGAAGCCGGGGTCGAGCCCGTACGCCGCCTTGGGCTCGAGCCTCGACCCTGGCGGATCGGCCCCGGTGATCACGCATCCCCGCGCGCGCAGGTCCTCGCAGACCACCTTGACGATCCCGTCGAGCACGTCGCTGAGCTGCAGCGTCGTCCGGATCGACTCGGTCACGTGGCTCAGGATCTGGCGGAACATGCTGTCGACGACGCCGCTCGCGCAGAACAGGGCCGCGACCTTGAACAGCTCGATCTCGTCAGCGGAGAACTCGCGCCGCGTGTCGGTGTAGAGCCGCATCACGCCGACCACCTGGCCGCGGCTCTCCAGGGGAAGGGTGAGCAGGGACACGATCCCTTCCTCGGCGAACGCGGCCGGGTGCTGGATCGCGGGATCGGTGCTGCAGTCCGCGTACCACACCACCTTCCCCTCGAGCACCTTCTGAACGCCGGAGTCGGTGTACACCGGCCCCTTGGCGAGGAACTTCTCGCTGAGGCCGTACGAGGCGACGCTCTCGAGCGTCTGCCGGTCGCGGCTGACGACGCGGAAGTGGCAGGCCTTGAGGTTGAACTCATGCACGATCGAGCGCGCTGCCGCCTCGAGCATCTTGGGCGTCTCGAGACGATCACTGAGCGCGTCCGCGATCACGCTGAACAGGTTGTGGCAATGGATGCACTTGCTCACGCTCACCCCCTCGAGGTGGACGCACGGTGCCGTCGGATGGACGACGGTGCCGAGCCGACTTCCGGTTCCACTGTCACAGACCGCCGATCGGGATCCCTCGCGCCGTGAACAGCTTCCGGGCGCGGGGGCAGCCTTGTTGTGTGACTCTAAGATCGCGTGCGGCTGATGTCAACACCGGGCGCCCGGCCACGATCGCGAGCGGCTCCGGCCGGGGTCGAGTCCAGACAACGACACCGCAAGATCGTGTGTCAGCCGGAAATGGTGGACCGGTTCTCCGTCGACAGCTTCTTGGATGACGACACGGTGCCTCCAAAAAGGGTCGTTCTCGACGTCGACACCACCGACGATGCCCTCCACGGCGAACAGGAGCGCGGTGAGTAATGGGGGCTAGTCCGCCTTGCCGAACTCGAACGGGGACTCCTCGGAAAACGGGTCGACCGTGGTGTCGACGCCGAGCTCGAGCACGCCGTCCATCTCCTCGCGCGAGATGTCGGAGGTCGACTGGATGCCCTGGATCTTGAGCTTGAACTCGTCCGGGTTGCTGGCGCGGCGCAGCGCCTCCTCGAGGGTGATCAGCCCGTTCTTGTACAGCAGGTAGAGCGACTGGTCGAAGGTCTGCATGCCGTACTGGCTGGTGCCCTGGTGGATGGCGTCGCGGATCAGCTTGGTCTTCTCCTTGTTCTCGATGCAGTCGCGGATGTAGGCGGTCGCGATCAGGACCTCGATCGCCGGCACCCGACCCAGCCCGTCGGCCCTCGGCAGCAGCCGCATCGAGATGATCGACTTGATGACCGCGGCGAGCTGGATCCGGATCTGCTTCTGCTGGTGGGGCGGGAACACGGCGATGATCCGGTTGACGGTCTCGGTGGCATCCAGGGTGTGGAGGGTGGACAGCACCAGGTGGCCGGTCTCGGCGGCGAGCAGGGCGGTCTCGATCGTCTCGTAGTCGCGCATCTCGCCGACCAGGATGACGTCCGGGTCCTGGCGCAGCGCCGACCTCAGCGCGACCGAGAAGCCGCGGGTGTCCACCTCGACCTCGCGCTGGTTGATGATCGACTTCTTGTCGCGGTGCAGGAACTCGATCGGGTCCTCGATGGTCATCACGTGCTCGATCCGGCGGGCGTTGATGTAGTCGATCATCGACGCCAGGGTCGTGGACTTTCCGGACCCGGTGGTGCCGGTGACGAGCACCAGGCCGCGCTGCTCCTCGGAGATCCGCTCGAGCACCGGCGGCAGCATCAGCTCCTTGAAGGTCAGAATGCGGGCCGGAATCAGGCGCAGCACCATCCCGACCGAACCCCGCTGCTGGAAGATCGCGCAGCGGAAGCGTCCCAGGCCGGGCACCGAGTAGGCGATGTCGATCTCGAGGTTCTGCTTGAACCGCTCCTTCTGGCGGGACGACATCATCGAGAACGCCATCGCGATGGTGTCCTCCTGCATCATCCGCTTGAACTCGGTCATCACCTGCAGCCGGCCATCGATCCGGAGCACAGGATGGGACCCGACCTTGAGGTGCGTGTCGGACGCCTTGCGCTCGACCGCGACCTTCAGGATGTCGTTGATGTGCATGGACTCACCTCCGTGCCCACATGGGTCACTTCGAGTGTACCTCCATGATACACCCCGGCGCGGCAAATCCCGCGAAGTCAGGACGCTGCGTGCGCGCCGTCGCTTTCGATACAATCGGACTGGAGGAGGCCGCCATGCTCCCTGTGCTGGACAACGACCGGATGCGGGAGGCGGACCGGCACACCATCGAGGACCTCGGTGTGCCCGGCATCGTGCTCATGGAGAACGCGGCCACCGGCGTGGTCGACGCCTTGCGCGAGCGCTTCCCGGACGCCACCAGCGTCCTCGTGCTGTGCGGGCCGGGGAACAACGGCGGCGACGGCCTTGCCGCGGCCCGCCACCTCGCGAACGGCGGCCACCGGGTCGAGGTGCTGCTGCTCGGCGACGAGGACCACCTCAGTCCGGACGCCGCGACCAACCTGCGCCTCGCGCGCGCCTTCGGCGTTCCGGTCGGGGCGGTTCCCGGCGACGACCTGGCGCCGCTCGACCGTGCGCTCGAGCTCGCTGCGCCCGACGTGATCATCGATGCCATGCTCGGCACCGGCCTCGACCGGGCGCTCTCCGGCCGGCTGGCCGCGGTCGCCGCCAGGCTGGCCGGCGCCGCGGTGCCGGTGCTCGCGGTCGACGTGCCGACCGGCCTCAACGGCTCCGCCTCCGAGGTCGCGGGCCCGGCGGTCAGCGCCGAGCTCACGGTCACCTTCGCGGCGCTCAAGCGCTGCCACGCGCTGCCGCCCGCTTGCCTCCACTGCGGGGAGGTGGCGGTGGTAGACATCGGCATCCCGCCGGCCGCGCTCGAGGCCGGCTGCGACCTCTGGTGGGTCGAGGCGGACGACGCGGCGCTGATGCTGCCCTCGCGCGCGCCTGACGCCCACAAGGGAGACTTCGGGCACCTGCTGATCGTGGCCGGCTCGATCGGCCGCGGCGGCGCGGTGTCGATGGCTGCCCGGTCGGCGGTGGTGGCCGGCGCCGGCCTGGTCACGATGGCGGTCCCCGAGCCCCTGGTCGCGGTGGTCGACGGCGCCTGCCTGGAGGCGATGACGCATCCGCTGGCCGCCGACCGCGACGGCGGGATCGCGGTCCCGGACGGCCTCGAGCCGCTGCTCGGCCGCTCGACCGCGGTCGCCGCCGGCCCCGGCATGGGCACCGGCGACGGCGCGGCGAAGACGCTCGACTGGCTGCTCGAGCACTGGCCGGGGCCGCTGCTGCTCGATGCCGACGCCATCAACCTGCTGGCCGGCCGCCCGGAGCGGCTCGCCGGGCGGGAGGCGCCCCCGGTGCTGACGCCCCATCCCGGCGAGCTGGCGCGGCTGCTCGGCCGGACGACGGCGGAGGTGGCCGCGCACCGCCTGGAGGCCGCGCGCGAGGCCGCCCGCCGCAGCGGCGCGGTGGTGGTGGCGAAGGGCTTCCGGTCGATCGTGGCGGCCCCTGACGGCCAGGCATGGATCAACCCGACCGGTGATGCCCACCTCGCCTCGGGGGGCTCGGGCGACGTGCTGACCGGCACCATCGCCGGTCTGCTCGCCCAGGGCGTGGACTCGGCGCGGGCGGCGCTCGTCGGCTGCTGGCTGCACGGCCGCGCCGGCGAGCTGGGTGGCGAGACGTTCCCGGCCGCGACCCCCGCTTCGAGCCTGCCCGATCTCATCGCCGCGGCGTGGCGCGAGCTGGCCGGGTCGTGATGCCGTCCGAGCCGGCTGTCTCGTCGTCCGCCGCGGCCACCGAGCGCGCCGGCGCGGCGCTGGCGACGCGGCTGCGGCCCGGCGACGTGGTGCTGCTGGAGGGCGACCTCGCGGCCGGCAAGACAACCCTGGTCCGCGGCCTGGCGGTCGGCCTCGGCGGGTCGGCCGAGGACGTGTCCTCGCCGTCGTTCGTGCTCGTCCAGACCTACCCGTGCGCGGCGTCCGGAGTCGTGCGCCTGCACCACGTCGATCTCTACCGGCTCGCCGACCGGCTGCCCGAGCTGCGGGCGCTGGGTCTCGAGGACCTTCTGTCCGACCCGGCCGCGGTCACCGCCGTCGAGTGGCCCAAGGACACGCTGGCGGCGTGGATCCCGCCCGCTTCCCGGGTGTGGCACGTGCGCCTCACTCTGCAGAAGGCCGGCGAGCGCCGGATTGAAATCACCCCGCCCGAGTGATGCCGCTTGGAGTGGCCATCCTGGCTGCCCTGTTCCGGGAACAGGGACGGGAACGGGATCGGGAACGGGCGCAGGGTGGGCGCGGGCCCTACCCCCTAGATCCCAGATTCAAGATCCTAGATCCTCGATCCTAGATCCTCAGTCTACGTGGCCAGCATCCCGCCGTCGATCGGGACCACCGCGCCGGTGATCCACGACGACTGGTCCGAGAGCAGGAAGACGATCAGCGAGGCCACGTCACCGGGCCGGCCGATGCGCCGCATGGGATGGATGCGGTCCATCGAGCGCACCTGCTCCGCGGTCAGCCCCCGGTCGGCGTGGATCGGGGTGTCGACGACCCCGGGCATGACGGCGTTGACCCGGATCGCCGGCGCCCACTCCAGGGCGAGCGACCGCGTCAGCTGGTTGAGCGCCGCCTTCGACGCGTTGTAGGCGGCCATGCCGGGAATCGGCTTCTCGGCGAGCGTCGACGAGACGTTGACGACCGCCGGCGACCGCCCGTCCCTGAGCAGCGGTCCGAGGGCGCGGCACAGCAGGTAGGGGCCGCGCGCGTTGACGGCGAAGGTGCGGTCCCAGGTGTCGGGGTCGGTGTCGTCGAGGGCCGCCATCGGCGCGACGCCGGCGCTGTTGACCAGGCCGTCGAGGCGGCCCCAGCGCCCGCGCACGTCGGCCGCCAGCCGCTCGGCGTCCGCCGGCACGGAGACGTCGCACGGAGCGGCCCAGGCGCGGCCGCCGAGGTTTGCGGCCGCGGCCGCGAGCGGCTGCGCGCGCCGCCCCACCAGGCACACCTCGGCCCCCGCCGCCACCAGCTCGCGCGCGGTCTCGAGCCCGATCCCCCTGCCCCCGCCCGTGACCACGAAGCATCCCTGCTTCAGCTCGGCCATGCCGCGACCTCCTCGGGTTCTCTCCCGACACCGATTATGATGGAGACAAGGTGTTGAGCAGCGACCTCTCGCCGCCCGCCAACGAGCGCTACCGCCGCCTCGTAGAACGCGTGGTTTCCGGGCACATTCCGCAGGGGCCCGACTTCGACGCGTGCCGGGCCGTGCTGCGCTCCTCCCCGTCCGGGGAGGAGGCCTTCACCGCGATGGCGATGCTGCTCGAGGGCGCCCTGGCCGACCCCGCCTTCGACATCGGCGACACCCAGCTCCTGGTGCCGCTGCTCAAGGAGCTCGCCCGCGGCGGCGTCCGCGCCGAGGACCTGCTGTGAGCACCGGCTGGCTGCTGCTCTCGCTCGTGGGACCGCCGGCGGCAGCGGCAGCGGCCTGGCTCGCCTGCCGCCGCCAGCCGGCTGGCCCGGCCGTCGCGATCGCGGCCAACGCCGTCGCCCCGGGCGCCGGGCTCGCCGCCCTCGGACGGCCGACCCTCGAGGTGGCGCTCGGGGTCCTCTTCGCCCAGGCCAGCCTGCTGGTGACCGGCGGGATCGCGCAGGCCGGCTTCCTGCTGCCGATCGCGGCGATTGGCGCCCTCTGGGCGTCGCTCCACACGCCGCTCAGCCCGCTCGCCCTCGCCGCGCGCGACCGGCCTCGCGACGCGTCCGTCCCGGGGCCGCGCGGCCTCGACGGCGACCGCCCCTCGCCCGCCGCGGCCTCGGCGGCCGGCGCGCAGGCGGAGCCGGCGGGTGAGGAGGCCGGCTTCTCGGTGATGGTGCGCTGCACCGAGTGCGGCGGCGCGGTCGCGGTGCCGGTGCTGGCGCACATGGCCCTGTGCCAGTTCTGCGGATCGCACCACCTGGTGGTCGGCCACGAGGACACCCTCCACGTCACCGTGCCGGAGAGGTTGACCGACGACGCGGCGCTGCGCGAGACGGTGCTCGACCACTACCGCTACCTGCGCTACCTCGAGCTCTACCGGTTGACCGTGGCCCCGCTCGAGACCGGGGCCACCGAGGCCACCGCCGACGGGGCGCTGATCACCCGGCCGGAAGCGGACGCGGCGGTGGCGGCGGCCGAGGCGGCGGCGTCCCGCCGGGCCGACACCTTTCGCGAGTCGCTGGCCGCGACGCTGTCGGTGCGCCGTCGGCAGCGCTTCCTCGCCCCGTACCGCCACGGCGTGGGGACCCTGTTCGAGGCCGCGTTCGGGCGCTCGCGTCCCGGCCTGGACAAGCGGCTCGAGTTCGCGATCGCCACCGTCGAGGCGTCGACCCTGGCGACCCGCGCGGCCGACCTCCCGAGCATGGGCCGGCTCAGCTACCTCAGGACGCTGCGCCCGGCAGCGACCTGCGATGGGTCGCTCCAGGCGCTGCCCCTCGAGGTCGATGAGGACGGCCTGCGGAAGGCGTTCGGCGACCTCGACCGCAAACAGCTGGTGCGCGACCTCGCGGTGATCCGGCTTGGCGTCGCCTTCACCCCCGAGGTCTCGGCGGTGATCTGGCGGCCGTGGTGGATCGCCGACGCCGAGGGGCCAGGGATCGACGAGACCCTGCTGGTGGACGGGGCGGCCGCGGCCGTGGTGGGCGCCGCGCCGGTGGTCGATCCCGCGGGCCTCGCGGAGCTCCCGCCGGCCGCGCGCAACCCGGGCACCGGCCTGCGCTTCACGCCGATGGAGTGCCCGACCTGCGGTCACGAGTTCCCGTTCGACGTCGA
Proteins encoded:
- a CDS encoding sugar phosphate nucleotidyltransferase → MHELDATWGIVLAAGEGRRLHSLTRDDRGRVVPKQFCSFLGSRSLLRSAIERLASVVDRRRIMVVVAATHHRWWQRELGDLEPENIVVQPVNRGTACGVLMPLTQIFSRDPDARVVVAPSDHFVEDEAAYAASLRKAVAGVAIQPDHLIVLGIQPDHPSPDYGWILGAQPGEAVVQLVESFVEKPQPELAAHLMASGALWNSFNFVASAAGLRAHFKRTLAWLAECFELLISGDLLNRRHDLMPRFYARLPHVDFSSRVFQRSAGRFHVLPVPPCGWADLGTPERVTECARRWSCLHAADCGPEDGIVREPAPLDLARVVAGLPHLDAMRS
- a CDS encoding GAF domain-containing protein; this encodes MSKCIHCHNLFSVIADALSDRLETPKMLEAAARSIVHEFNLKACHFRVVSRDRQTLESVASYGLSEKFLAKGPVYTDSGVQKVLEGKVVWYADCSTDPAIQHPAAFAEEGIVSLLTLPLESRGQVVGVMRLYTDTRREFSADEIELFKVAALFCASGVVDSMFRQILSHVTESIRTTLQLSDVLDGIVKVVCEDLRARGCVITGADPPGSRLEPKAAYGLDPGFVEKVPELLTEEAMAAVLGGECVEILDGSSDPRVRFPQEVARQGIASLLLVPLTTRGKAIGVLNLFTHLPFDFSSDEKQLMLAIGEQCSLAVANAKMFSALKRRYDNLVDDFQMWFGHSHGDPLKGSIP
- the alaS gene encoding alanine--tRNA ligase, coding for MTSREIRSAFLEYFASHGHQVVPSSPLLPAGDTTLLFTNAGMNQFKDVFVGREQRAYSRACSSQKCVRAGGKHNDLDNVGYTARHHTFFEMLGNFSFGDYFKRDAIRFAWELVVDVYGLPLDRLWFTVYTDDDDAAALWEETGAPRDRILRFGEKENFWAMGETGPCGPCSEIHYDRGPDPLAAGRRELVNGEGDDIVEVWNLVFMQFERDAAGEMHPLPRPSIDTGAGLERFAAVLQGCDSNYETDLFLPIIGAVADLAERRYQPSGELAPAFRVIADHLRAATFLLADGVVPSNEGRGYVLRRIIRRGLRYGRQLGLDGAFLNTLVPTVVRLMGDVYPELVERSAVVATQLRQEEERFARTLNSGTDLAQRELQRLKRTGADRVGGGLIFDLYQTHGIPVELLEEFAQEEGLSLDHEGFAAALAEERQRGQASWKGDVMARFRPEYEDLADAGLTSSFVGYDRLEANATVTAVIAPGGLADRLEAGEQGEVVLDATPFYAEAGGQVADRGSLRWKDGRARVIDTQKPIEGLIVHRVAVEEGVLSRGSEVAAQVEQGPRADTQRNHTATHLLHAALRGVLGEAAQQAGSLVDPGRLRFDFSWGEPVSAEQLREIERRVNAEIVRNLPVTKQLMPIEKARRRGAMALFGEKYGEEVRVVSVGDGSVSVELCGGCHVDRTGDIGLFAIVSERGVAAGVRRIEAVTGRGAVERLQARERIAERLTGHYQAAFEQLPELLAKRDRRMSELEDEVRRLKHQLASGDAGGGEVRREVAGVTVLARRVPSMGPSELRNLADTLRQKLGTGVVVLGMESDGKATLLAAVTDDLAGRVNAGALIRELAPVVGGRGGGRPNLAQAGGPDAGKIDEALAAAPEVVAKLVGTAP
- a CDS encoding SDR family oxidoreductase, with the translated sequence MAELKQGCFVVTGGGRGIGLETARELVAAGAEVCLVGRRAQPLAAAAANLGGRAWAAPCDVSVPADAERLAADVRGRWGRLDGLVNSAGVAPMAALDDTDPDTWDRTFAVNARGPYLLCRALGPLLRDGRSPAVVNVSSTLAEKPIPGMAAYNASKAALNQLTRSLALEWAPAIRVNAVMPGVVDTPIHADRGLTAEQVRSMDRIHPMRRIGRPGDVASLIVFLLSDQSSWITGAVVPIDGGMLAT
- a CDS encoding type IV pilus twitching motility protein PilT codes for the protein MHINDILKVAVERKASDTHLKVGSHPVLRIDGRLQVMTEFKRMMQEDTIAMAFSMMSSRQKERFKQNLEIDIAYSVPGLGRFRCAIFQQRGSVGMVLRLIPARILTFKELMLPPVLERISEEQRGLVLVTGTTGSGKSTTLASMIDYINARRIEHVMTIEDPIEFLHRDKKSIINQREVEVDTRGFSVALRSALRQDPDVILVGEMRDYETIETALLAAETGHLVLSTLHTLDATETVNRIIAVFPPHQQKQIRIQLAAVIKSIISMRLLPRADGLGRVPAIEVLIATAYIRDCIENKEKTKLIRDAIHQGTSQYGMQTFDQSLYLLYKNGLITLEEALRRASNPDEFKLKIQGIQSTSDISREEMDGVLELGVDTTVDPFSEESPFEFGKAD
- the tsaE gene encoding tRNA (adenosine(37)-N6)-threonylcarbamoyltransferase complex ATPase subunit type 1 TsaE translates to MARAGRVVMPSEPAVSSSAAATERAGAALATRLRPGDVVLLEGDLAAGKTTLVRGLAVGLGGSAEDVSSPSFVLVQTYPCAASGVVRLHHVDLYRLADRLPELRALGLEDLLSDPAAVTAVEWPKDTLAAWIPPASRVWHVRLTLQKAGERRIEITPPE
- a CDS encoding NAD(P)H-hydrate dehydratase; protein product: MLPVLDNDRMREADRHTIEDLGVPGIVLMENAATGVVDALRERFPDATSVLVLCGPGNNGGDGLAAARHLANGGHRVEVLLLGDEDHLSPDAATNLRLARAFGVPVGAVPGDDLAPLDRALELAAPDVIIDAMLGTGLDRALSGRLAAVAARLAGAAVPVLAVDVPTGLNGSASEVAGPAVSAELTVTFAALKRCHALPPACLHCGEVAVVDIGIPPAALEAGCDLWWVEADDAALMLPSRAPDAHKGDFGHLLIVAGSIGRGGAVSMAARSAVVAGAGLVTMAVPEPLVAVVDGACLEAMTHPLAADRDGGIAVPDGLEPLLGRSTAVAAGPGMGTGDGAAKTLDWLLEHWPGPLLLDADAINLLAGRPERLAGREAPPVLTPHPGELARLLGRTTAEVAAHRLEAAREAARRSGAVVVAKGFRSIVAAPDGQAWINPTGDAHLASGGSGDVLTGTIAGLLAQGVDSARAALVGCWLHGRAGELGGETFPAATPASSLPDLIAAAWRELAGS
- a CDS encoding RecX family transcriptional regulator, whose product is MADAAYQAALRMLARRDHFSAELAEKLGRRGFSPAEIEGALDRCRSLGLVDDQGLASRFAEVRSAENGWGPRRIEAELRRRGVDRALAGEASQLDRVGLRAALATALRRAELRAPAGWWRLSERRARMVSSLLARGFAADEAIAAVRELAASRENDDHALDDQSGDPFGVP